The Ipomoea triloba cultivar NCNSP0323 chromosome 14, ASM357664v1 region TGACCGTATATAACAAAAGGCTACTAATACAGTGAATACGACTGACCGTATATAAAGTGAGAGATGGGTAGGTAAATCCAGTTTGATGTTGATAGTGGGAAGTTCCCGAGGTTCTCTCTAACTCCCGATCTTTTCCCCGGTCCAAAAGTCCCTCTCTCTTGCATTTAATGCGATATTTATAGTGTGGGCTAGGGTCAAATTCCAGGCTCTCAGGATGATAGACACGTGGTAAGCATGCACCAGGCTATTGCTAAGCGGCTTGGGACCGTCCACGTGGAGCGTGACGATTCTTACCTTCGTAATGTGAAGAACGCCTTGAGAATAGTCCGAGCTGTCAAGGTCGGGAACACTATATTGTTGTGGATTTGTTGGGAATAAGTCAACAAGGTCGGGTAGTGTAAAATGGTCGGGTCGTGAGACCGTCAGGCCGGAGTCCGATCAGTTTGGGCCCCGAGTCGCTAGCTCTCTTTTCCCGACCAGTCATATGGGCTTCAATTTCGAGGGTTATTTCCTATCAATACTAGAAATATCTTGTATATATTGAATTGAAggatgaataataaaaataaatgtttctTTATGTTAGGGCTGTCAAAATGGGCCAAAGcccgcgggctggcccgcacccgccccgtGGTGGGACGggttagggtcatgaaaaaatAGGCCCGCGAAAATGCGAGCCTAATGGGCGGGCCGACCCGCGGgctaagtaaatatatatatatatatatatatatatatatagaatcataTTCAAATGTGAACTTGATTTAAGATGGGAACTTAGGGACTAATCTGGACCCTTTATTTATATGGGTTTACGGTTGCGATTTTTGAttggttttattttcttaattagttTAGGCTTATTAAGTTTATGCGTGGAAGGTTAGTTTAgtctttttcttctattttgtAAACCGATAAGTTAGGGCTTTTGAATTCAAAATGTATTCGATTTCTATTCGTGCACTAGTTTTATTTATTGCTTTTGTATTCTAGATGTATTTGTATTTCCATTCGTGCACTGCCCACAGGTCAGTTTGCCGAATACACCTCTTTGCTGAGTGCATCTCCTCCGTGAATTGCGTTATTGACTGAGCTATGGCCTTTGCATCTTCTACCATTCGGTCGAAGAGGTCGGCGACTGGACCTCCTAGCGAACAACTGGCGCTCCTCCAAGGCGGTGGGCGAGGGGGAGTCCCGGACTCTGGTGTTCGACGGTCAAAGAGGCTCTTGTCTTGCCACGACTTCGATCAGCTGGTCGGTTATTCTGGTGGAGCGTCGATGGCTCTCCGTGCGTGTACGCTGTCGAATAGGGAGGCTTCAGGTCGGCCTACTTTAGAACCAGGTTTGtgttttttcattttagttatttatttatttatttgtgtgctgGTGTGTTGTAGTGGTTTGAAATTAGCTAATTTTTTGGGCGTGCATGCACTGCCCATTTTGGTTCGTTGGTTATAATATAGTTATgttgtaattaatattattctgttCTGTGCATCAGACCAGCCGGTGGGTAGCACTGATAGTACCTCATCGGATGATGACTTCCAAACGGCGCCTCGTGGGTTTGTGGAGGCAGATCGTAGGGGCACTGGGGTGGATGTAGGAATGGCCAAAGACGGAAGGGCACCAGTGGGGGTTTTCAAAGAGTTCCTCACGATTAAGACTCGGTGTAGGCCTAAACCACTTGTGTGTGCTATAAAAGACTTCAATTCACGTCAATGTGAAGTGGTTAGGGAGATTGGATTTGGGGGTGTGCTTGAACTTCAGGTTACAAATGCACCGTTAAGGTTGGGTTACTGGTTGGTCACCAACTTCCACCCAGAAGATATGTCTGTGCACTTGCCAAATGGTATGAAGTTACTACTCACT contains the following coding sequences:
- the LOC116004007 gene encoding uncharacterized protein LOC116004007 translates to MAFASSTIRSKRSATGPPSEQLALLQGGGRGGVPDSGVRRSKRLLSCHDFDQLVGYSGGASMALRACTLSNREASGRPTLEPDQPVGSTDSTSSDDDFQTAPRGFVEADRRGTGVDVGMAKDGRAPVGVFKEFLTIKTRCRPKPLVCAIKDFNSRQCEVVREIGFGGVLELQVTNAPLRLGYWLVTNFHPEDMSVHLPNGMKLLLTKDDVAATLGLPCGPITITERDSQVVGPYLRQWRDKLCQPEGDVTVKALCNAMLRCKDGDVWFKRHFSVVVVSTLFASEHNGYVNQKIVHMLHDVDRIADLDWCGFLLKKLVNCHEDWSQRKRLRLPLHHCKGVCYPSTTG